The region CGGCCTGGAGGCGCCGTTCGCGGCGTGGCTGGCGAACTACGGGCCGGACATCCAGCAGGACGTGTCGGATGTCGGGATGTGGGACTGGCCCACGCGGGCCGGGGTGAACCCGGAGGCGCGGCGGGGTGGGATCGGCGGGGCGTTCCTCACGCCGGGCACGCGGGCGTACCTGGGGCAGGTGATCGGCACGGACGCGGCGACGCTGCGCCTGTACCGCGCGCAGGGGTCGGAGGTGGTGGCCGGGCCCGTGCTGCTGTCGGTGCCCGTGACCCGTGACGGGTACGGGGAGCCGGTCGTGCCGGTGTGGCCCCAGGTGACGGTGCGCCGCGCGTCGGGCCGCGATGACGCGCTGCTGCGGGACGCGCGCAGCGGCAGCGTCCGCTACCTGCCGGTGCGCCTGTCGGCGGGCGGGATGACGGAACTGAAGGACGACGCGCTGGGCGTCACGGCGCGCCTGCTGGGGGACCTGAGTGGCGTGGCGGGGCACGTGGCGGCGCAGTTCCGGGACGTGAGGCGCACGCCCGAGCAGCAGGCCGAGGTGCGGCGGCGCGTGCAGGCGGCCGTGACCCGCGCGCAGCCGTGGTTGGCGGACTGGAAGGGCCAGGAGGCGTTCGAGCTGGAGCGGCTGGGGAACTTCACGTTCAGCTCCGTGCGGCTGTTGACGGACACGCCCACGCGGGCGCAGGCGGTCATGACGACCACGGTGGGCTTCACGGACGCGAGGACGGACAGCGAGTACGTGAACGGCGAGCGCTTCACGATGATCGTGAACCTCGCGCGCGGCGCGCAGGGCTGGGGGGTGACGGACTGGACGCTGGTGCCCCGCACGGGCGAACTGTACGAGGAGTGATCCGGACTCCGGTTGAAAGGTTTGCAAAATCTTTCAACCCGAGCGGATGCGAGAAGGAGCAAAGCGGGTTCCGGACGTGGAGCTGGCAATCCGGTGAAGTTCCGGATTGTCAGCGAAACAAACGGAATCCGTATGAGACGGACTCCGCACAGCTGCGCGGCAGGGCGATCAGGTGAGAACCGGGTCCGGGTCGGTCGGTGAAGCGGCTGGCATCCTTGAACAGCGCAGCGCGCCGCCCGGCACTGACTCCCGGGCGGCGCGTTGGGTCGGGGGTGGGTTACGGGAGGGCTTCGGCCTCGCGGACGATCTGCACGACGCGTTCGCGGATGTGGCGTTCCTCGCGCAGGTAGCGCTGGGCGCTCATCTGCACGCCGATGGCGGCCACGACGGTGTCGGTGTCGCCGTGCGCGGTGTGCAGCGCGTGGTAGGGCACGCCCAGGGTGCACTGGCCGGGCACCCATTCCTCGATGGAGTAGGCGTACCCGAGGCGTTTGACCTTGGCGACCTCGGTGCGCCACTCGTCCAGGCTGGTGATGGAGCTGGGCGTGCAGGCGGCGAAGGTGCGGGGGGTCATGTCGGCGTGGGCGTAGAGGATCTTGCCGCTGGCGGTGGCGGTGGCGGGCAGGTAGATGTCCAGCGGCAGGTCGATGTCGGCGTCGGGGTGGCGTTCGCGGATGGCGGCGACGACCTCGTCCCCTTCGAGGATGCACAGGAACGCCACGGCGCGGACTTCCAGCGCGAGGCGGGTGATGAGTGAGCGGGCTTCCTGGAACCACGGCAGCGAGGAGGTGAGCTGGGCGCCCATCTCGGCGATGTGCCAGGAGAGGCGGTATTTGCCTGCGGGGGTGCGGCGCAGGAATCCGGCCTCGGTCAGTCCGGCGAGGTAGGCGTGGGCGGTGGCCCGGGGAACTCCCAGGTGCGCGGCGAGCGCACGGACGCCCCATTCGGGCTGTTCGGCGCTGAATGCGCCCAGGATGTTGGCCGCCTTCTGAAGAGAGAGCACCCGTCCAGCCTACAGGGACGAGCCCGGATTGTATACATCCTTCCCCCCCACTGTACCCGGTTCATCCACCCCCGGCCCGCACGCCGCTAGAGTGCCCGGCGTGCGCCGCGCCCCTGCCCTGCTCCTGCTGCCCCTCCTGGCCTCCCTGAGTGCCGTGGCGACCGGGACCCCCACCCCCGCCACGCCGCCTGCCGTCCCCACGTCCGCGCAGGCCGCGCAGCTTCAGCGTGGCGAGACCACCTACTTCCTGGCCTGCGCAATCTGCCACGGCGACCGTCTGGAGGGCGTCAGCGCCCCCGGACTGGGTGGCGAAGACTTCCGCGCGCTGTACCGCACGCTGCCGCCCCGCGCGCTGCACGACCTGATCCGCGACACCATGCCGGACGACCGCCGGGGCACCCTGAGCGCCCAGGAGGTGCTGGACGTCACCGCGTACCTGCTGCGCGAGAACGACCTGCCCCGGCCCGAGGGAGCGTTGGGGGCCGAGACGCTCGACCACGTCCCGCCGACGCCCTGACGATCGGCGGGCCCGGGCCGACTGCGCCCGGACCCGCTCCCAGCACGCGCCTTACTGGCGCAAGTAGGCGAGCATCAGTTCGCCCGTGGCGCGCAGCGCGTCCGTGTGCGTGCGCTCGTAGGCGTGGCTGGCGTCCACGCCCGGCCCGATCAGCGCGACCGGGTAGTCCCCGCCCGCGCGCCACGCGGCGGTGCCGTCCGAGGCGTAGTAGGGGTAGATGTCCACCCGCAGGTCCAGGCCCGCCGAGCGGGCGGCGGCGCGCAGGCGGTTACCGAGCGCGTGGTCGTACGGCCCCCCGCCGTCCGCCACGCACAGCGACACGCAGTGTTCGCTGCTCGTCTGCCCCTCCCCGACGGCCGCCATGTCCACGGCGATCAGCGCGTCGGTATGGGCGGGAATGCCGGTGGCGGCGCCGTGCCCGACCTCCTCGTAGGTGGTGACGTGGAAGGCCGCCGTGACGGGCGCGGGCGCGGCGAGCAGTTCACGCGTGACGGCCAGGAACACCGCGACCGCCGCCTTGTTGTCGAGGTGGCGGGCCTTCACGTACCCGCTCGCGGTCACGCGGGGGCGCGCGTCGAAACTCACGAAGTCCCCCTCCTGCACGCCCAGCGCGCGCACGTCCCGGGCGCTGAACACCGCCTCGTCCAGGCGGACCTCCATGACGGCCGCGTCGCGTTTCAGTTCGCGCAGGGCCGCGCCGTGCACGTGGGTGCTCTGGCGGACGTTCACGACCGTCCCGGTCAGGGTACGGCCCGCCTGGGTGTGCACGAGGACGTCCTCGCCCTCCACGGTCGCCCAGTCGTACCCGCCCAGCGGCCACAGCCGCAGCCGCCCGCTGTCCTTCACGCCCTTGACCATCGCGCCCAGCGTGTCCACGTGCCCGCTGAACGTCACGTGCCCCTCGCCGGTCCCGGCGACCTCCCAGGTCAGGGCGCCCTTGCGGGTCCGCTGCGCCGCGACGCCCAGCGCCTGTAATTCCTGCTCCAGCAGCGTGACCGCCGCGTCCGTGAACCCCGTGGGGCTGGGCGTGGCGAGCAGCCGCACCAGCACGTCCAGCGTGTAGTCGAGGTTCACGCGGGCACCTCCAGCGACTCCACGCGGAAGCCCTGCCCCTGCGCCGAAGCCAGCGTGGCGTCCAGCGCGGGCGTGCCGCTCAGGGCCAGCAGGTGCAGGCTCTGCACGGCGCGGGCGTGCAGCTGCGCGGCCAGTTCGCTACCCTCGAACGCGTCGGGCATCTCCGCGCGGACCAGCACGTCGCCCTGCTCGGCGCGGAAGTCCGGGTGCAGCGTCCACTCCTTCGAGAAGGTGTCCCAGTTCGCGCCGTGCGGGGCGTCCCACTGCACGAACGCCACCACCCAGCCCTGCGCGCGGGCCTGGGCGACGTGGTGCGCCCAGTCGCGCGCCACCGACCGCTCGTCGGGCCGGTCGTCCAGATCGTGACGCTGCGCGTTCAGGAGCAGCAGGGCGTGCGCGGAAAGGGTCATGCCGCCCAGGATAGCGGCCCCACGCCCGCCGGGACGGCACGACCGCTGACGGTCTGCCCCGTCCGGCACGCCCGCAGGCTCAGGGGACGGTCAGGACCAGTTTGCCGACCGTGCGCCCGGTCTCCTGCGCGCGGTGGGCGTCGGCGACCTGCGCGAGCGGGAAGGTGCGGCTCACGTGCGAGCGCAGCGCCCCGGCCGTCACCAGCTTCACCAGGGTGTTCAGCCCCGCGCGCGACGGGTACACGAGGATGCGCGCCGCGTGCACGCCCAGCGCCTGCGCCCGCGCCGCGTCGGGCTGCGCGGCGATGCACACCAGCCACCCGCCGGGCCGCAGGACCTCCAGCGAGCGCGTGGCGGTGTCGCCGCCCACGGTGTCCAGCACGGCGTCCAGGCCCTGCACCTGCTCCTCGAAGGGCCGGGCGCGGTAGTCGATGACCTCGTCGGCGCCCAGGGACCGCACGAAGTCCACGTTGGGCGCGGACGCGGTGGCGATCACGTGCGCGCCGCGCGCGCGGGCCAGCTGCACCGCGTAGTGCCCGACCCCCCCGGCCCCGGCGTGGATCAGGATCCGCTGCCCGGCGCGCAGGTCCATGCGGTCCAGCGCCTGCTCGGCGGTCAGGGCGGCCAGGGTCATGGCGGCGGCGTCCGCGTGGCTCAGCGCGGCAGGCTTGATGGTGATGTCCCCGGCGCGGGCCAGGACGTACTCGGCGTACGCACCGGGCTGCTCGGGGAAGGCCAGCATGCCGAACACCTCGTCGCCCACGGCGAACTCCACCACGAAGGGGCCCACGGCCACCACCTCGCCGGACACGTCCCAGCCCAGCACGGCGGGCAGCGTGGGCAGCGGACCGTTCCGGCGCACCTTGGTGTCCACCGGGTTGATGCTCACGGCGCGCACGCGCACGAGCACCTCACCCAGGCCGGGCGTGGGGACGGGGCGGGTGGCGGGGCGCAGCACCTCGGGCCCGCCGGGCTGCGCGAGTTCGATCACGGTCATGGTCTGGGGGATGGCAGTGGGCATGGGTGCTCCTGCGGCGGGCACGCCAGGGCGCCCGCCGGTCTGAACTGGGAGGTTGGGGCAGGCGGGCGGCTCCCCCCTGCGGTGCCCCCAGTGTGCCAGGGTACCCACGCATTGCCAAGTACGTACAGCAAAGGTAGGTACGCACATTCTGGGAACCGTGAAGACCTATCCTGGCCGCATGACCGCCCCCGCCCCGCACCTCGCCCCCACCGAGCCGCCCCCCACCTGCGCCGTCACGACCACCGTGTCCGTGATCGGCGGGAAGTGGAAGGCCGTCGCGGTGTACCACCTGCTCGGCGGGCCGCGCCGCTTCTCGGACCTCCAGCGGCGCATGCCGGGCGTCACGCAGCGCATCCTGACCCTGCAACTGCGCGAACTCGAAGCGGACGGCCTCGTGCACCGCGAGGTCTACCCGCAGGTCCCCCCGAAAGTGGAGTACTCGCTGACCCCGCTGGGGCAGACGCTAGAACCCATCGTGCGCGCCATGCTCGCCTGGGGCGAAACGTACCGCCAGCGGGAACAGGACACAACGGACTGAGGGCCGACCTCCACACCGGAAGGTCGGCCCTCAGGGGGCAGCGCTCAGCTCGGCTGTTCGATCTTCATGGCCATGATGCTGGAGCCCGCGTCCACGTACACGGTCTGTCCGGTCACGCCGCTGCCCAGGTCGCTCAGCAGGAACAGGGCCAGCTTGCCGACTTCCTCGGGGGTGGCGTTGCGGCCCAGCGGGGCAGCCTCGGCGGCCTTCTCGAACATGCTGCCGAAGCCGGGGATGCTGCGCGCGGCGATGGTCCGCATGGGGCCGGCGCTGATGGTGTTCACGCGCACACCGGCGGCGCCCATCTCGCTGGCGAGGTAGCGGGTGGTGGCCTCCAGCGCGGCCTTGGCGACGCCCATGACGTTGTACTTGGGCACGACCTTCTGCGAGGCGTGGTACGTGAGGCTGACGATGCTGGCGCCGGGGCGCAGCAGCGGTTCGGCGTGGCGGGCGGTGGAGACCAGGGTGTACGCGCTGACGTTCAGGGCGGTGTTCCAGTCGGCCTCGGTCGTGTCGAGGAAACGGCCGTCCATGGCGGTGCGGGGCGCGAACGCGATGGAGTGGATCAGGTAGTCCAGCTGCCCGAACTCCTCCTTCACGCGGGCGAACAGCGCGGTCAGGTCCTCCTCGCTGGTCGCGTCGGCCTGCTGGGCCCACACGCCTTCCTTCCCGGTCAGGAGCTTGTCGAGTTCGCTCTTGAGGCGCTCGCCCTGGTAGGAGAAGCCCACGCGGCACCCGGCCGAGAGAAGCTGCTCGGCGATGGCCCAGCCGAGGCTGCGGGCGTTCGCGACGCCCATCACCAGGGCGGTCTTGTCACTCAGGTCAATCTGCACCGTCATGCGGGGGACTCTAGCAACCCCGCGCCCGACGGCGCTGATGCGGGTGCAAAAAATCGGACCGCGCGCGGCACTTCACGGTGCGGGGTGTGCAAAAAGCGTCAGAATCCGGTGAGAGATGACACGCGATACTGGGCTGATGTTGCTTCACGCGCCGCACCTGAGCGCGCCGCACGCGTTCACCACGCGGCGGGGTGGCGTTTCGGTCGGCCCCTACGCCGGGCTGAACCTGGACGACCGTGAGGACGACCCGGCGGCGGTCGCGGGGAACCGCGCGCAGCTGACCGGGGCGCTGGGCTTCACGCCCGCGCAGGTGGCGCGCCTGACGCAGGTGCACGGGACCGACGTGGTGACCGTGACCGGCGGCGGCCACTGGACCGGGGACGCGCTGGTCACCGGGCAGGCGGGCGTGCTGCTGGCGATCGGCACCGCCGACTGCTACCCGCTGCTGCTGGAGGACCCCCAGGCGGGCGTGCTGGGCGCCGCGCACGCCGGGTGGAAGGGCACGCTGGGCCGCATCGGCGCGCGCACCGTGGAGGCCATGACGGCGCTGGGCGCCCGCCCGGAGCGGATCCGCGCGGCGGTCGGGCCGGGCATCTGCGCCGCCGCGTACCCGGTGGGTCAGGGCGTCGCGGACGCCTTCGCGGGGGCCGGGCTGGGCGCGTTCGTGCAGCCCGGCGCGGACGGCCCGCACCTGGATCTCGCCGGGGCGAACCGCGCCGCGCTGCTGGACGCGGGCGTGCCCGGCGCGCAGGTGTGGGTCAGTGGACGCTGCTCCACGGAAGGCGACTTCTACTCGTTCCGGCGCGACGCCGGGGTGACGGGGCGCATGTGGGCCGTGATCGGCCGCGCCGGGAGCGCCGCGTGAGCCGCCCCGCCCCCTCCCGCAGCCTGCTGCGCCCGGCGGACGTGATCGACCACGTCACGCACATCACGCCGGAATTCCTGGCGGACCGGGGCCTGCACGGGCTGCTGCTGGACCTCGACAACACCCTGGTGCCGTACGGCAGTTACGACCCGGCGGGCGTGGCGCAGACCCTGGCGTGGGTGCGGGACCTGAAACTCGCCGGGGTGGGCCTGTACCTCCTGAGCAACGCGACCGGGCAGCGGGCCGCGTTCTGGCTGGACAAACTGGACTTCCAGGGCGTCGGGCTGGCCGGGAAGCCCAACCCCCGGGCGTTCCGTAAGGCCCTGCGCGCCCTGAAGCTGCCGCCCGCGCAGGTGGGCATGGTGGGCGACCAGCTGTTCACGGACGTGCTGGGCGGCAACCTGAGCGGCATGCACACTATTCTGGTCCGACCTCTGGTCACCAACGCCCTTCCTCATACGCGCGTGGCCCGCAGGCTGGAACGCGCGGTCCTGAAACGCTACGGGCACGACTGGCACCACTGATGGCCTGTCCAGACCGTCCTCCCCATTTCCCTCACGCAAGGAGACTGAAACGTTATGGCTCTTTCCATCGGTGACCGGCGCCTGGGCGCCATCCTGCTCGAACAGGGGTACGTGAACGACACGGACCTGCAAAAAGCCCTGGTCCGCCACGCGGAGGTCGGCGGGCGTCTCGCGGAGATCCTGATCGACTCCGGCATGGTCGGCGAGAAACGCATCGCGCGCGCCATCGAGGAAGCGCTCGGCATTCCGCTCGTGAACCTGCTCGTCGTCACGCCCGAGGCGGCCGCGCTGCAGGCGGTGCGCGCGCAGACGGCCATGCAGTACCAGGCGTTCCCGTTCGCGCTGGACGGCCAGACGCTGCGCGTGGCGATCGTGGACCCGCTGTCGAGCATGGCCATCGAGGCGCTGGAGGACGACAGCGGCCTGAGCATCGAGGTGTACCAGGCGCTGCGTGACCAGATCATGTGGGCGATCGCGTCGTTCTACCCGGAACTGCACCTGACAGTCGAGGCGCCCGCCGAGGCCGAGGGCGGACCGGCGGGCGGGATGCTGGGCCAGCGCCTGATCAGCCGCGGCCTGATCAGCGACGCGCAGCTGCAGGTGGCGCTCGACGCGCAGCAGCAGACCGGCGAGCCGCTGGGCAGCACCCTGATCGCGCAGCGGATCATCAGCGAGGACCAGCTGTACGAGGTGCTGGCCGAGCAGGTCGGCGCGGTGTTCCTGCGCAACCCGCGCGACTTCCAGCCCAGCGAGGACGTGCTGGGCAGCATGCTGCGCGCCGACGCGCTGCGCCTGACCGCCGTGCCGGTCGACGAGACCGATCACGGCGTGACCGTGGTCGCCAGCGACCCGCGCAAACGCGAGGACATCGAGGCGCTCGTCGGGCGGCCCGTGCAGCTGGTACTGGCCAAACCGCGCGACATCGAGACCCTGATCGAGCGGTTCTACCCGCAGCGCGGGCGGCTGGGCGAGCAGATGGTGCAGCAGGGCACCCTGTCGCGCGAGCAGCTGCGCGAGGCGCTGCAGGTGCAGGCCCGCGAGGGCCGCGTCAAGCCGCTGGGCGAGGTGATCGTCGACCTGGGCTTCGCCGCGGCCGACGAGATCGACAACGCCCTGCAGAAACAGAACGCCGGGGGCGGGCGCCTGGAGGACACGCTGGTGCAGTCCGGGAAGCTCAGCCCGGAGATGCTGGCGCGCTCGCTGGCCGCGCAGCTCGGGTACGAGTTCCTGGATCCCGTCCAGAACCCGCCGGACAACAAGGTCGCGCTGATGATCCCCGAGACGACCGCCCGCCGCTACGGCGTGGTCCCGGTCCGCTTGCAGGGCGAGTCGCTGGTCGTGGCGATGAAGGACCCGCGCAACGTGTTCGCGCTGGACGACCTGAAGCTGATCACCGGGCGCGACATCGTCCCGGCGGTC is a window of Deinococcus grandis DNA encoding:
- a CDS encoding IclR family transcriptional regulator is translated as MLSLQKAANILGAFSAEQPEWGVRALAAHLGVPRATAHAYLAGLTEAGFLRRTPAGKYRLSWHIAEMGAQLTSSLPWFQEARSLITRLALEVRAVAFLCILEGDEVVAAIRERHPDADIDLPLDIYLPATATASGKILYAHADMTPRTFAACTPSSITSLDEWRTEVAKVKRLGYAYSIEEWVPGQCTLGVPYHALHTAHGDTDTVVAAIGVQMSAQRYLREERHIRERVVQIVREAEALP
- a CDS encoding c-type cytochrome is translated as MRRAPALLLLPLLASLSAVATGTPTPATPPAVPTSAQAAQLQRGETTYFLACAICHGDRLEGVSAPGLGGEDFRALYRTLPPRALHDLIRDTMPDDRRGTLSAQEVLDVTAYLLRENDLPRPEGALGAETLDHVPPTP
- a CDS encoding M42 family metallopeptidase — translated: MNLDYTLDVLVRLLATPSPTGFTDAAVTLLEQELQALGVAAQRTRKGALTWEVAGTGEGHVTFSGHVDTLGAMVKGVKDSGRLRLWPLGGYDWATVEGEDVLVHTQAGRTLTGTVVNVRQSTHVHGAALRELKRDAAVMEVRLDEAVFSARDVRALGVQEGDFVSFDARPRVTASGYVKARHLDNKAAVAVFLAVTRELLAAPAPVTAAFHVTTYEEVGHGAATGIPAHTDALIAVDMAAVGEGQTSSEHCVSLCVADGGGPYDHALGNRLRAAARSAGLDLRVDIYPYYASDGTAAWRAGGDYPVALIGPGVDASHAYERTHTDALRATGELMLAYLRQ
- a CDS encoding isochorismatase family protein, which produces MTLSAHALLLLNAQRHDLDDRPDERSVARDWAHHVAQARAQGWVVAFVQWDAPHGANWDTFSKEWTLHPDFRAEQGDVLVRAEMPDAFEGSELAAQLHARAVQSLHLLALSGTPALDATLASAQGQGFRVESLEVPA
- a CDS encoding NADP-dependent oxidoreductase, yielding MPTAIPQTMTVIELAQPGGPEVLRPATRPVPTPGLGEVLVRVRAVSINPVDTKVRRNGPLPTLPAVLGWDVSGEVVAVGPFVVEFAVGDEVFGMLAFPEQPGAYAEYVLARAGDITIKPAALSHADAAAMTLAALTAEQALDRMDLRAGQRILIHAGAGGVGHYAVQLARARGAHVIATASAPNVDFVRSLGADEVIDYRARPFEEQVQGLDAVLDTVGGDTATRSLEVLRPGGWLVCIAAQPDAARAQALGVHAARILVYPSRAGLNTLVKLVTAGALRSHVSRTFPLAQVADAHRAQETGRTVGKLVLTVP
- a CDS encoding winged helix-turn-helix transcriptional regulator; this encodes MTAPAPHLAPTEPPPTCAVTTTVSVIGGKWKAVAVYHLLGGPRRFSDLQRRMPGVTQRILTLQLRELEADGLVHREVYPQVPPKVEYSLTPLGQTLEPIVRAMLAWGETYRQREQDTTD
- a CDS encoding enoyl-ACP reductase FabI — its product is MTVQIDLSDKTALVMGVANARSLGWAIAEQLLSAGCRVGFSYQGERLKSELDKLLTGKEGVWAQQADATSEEDLTALFARVKEEFGQLDYLIHSIAFAPRTAMDGRFLDTTEADWNTALNVSAYTLVSTARHAEPLLRPGASIVSLTYHASQKVVPKYNVMGVAKAALEATTRYLASEMGAAGVRVNTISAGPMRTIAARSIPGFGSMFEKAAEAAPLGRNATPEEVGKLALFLLSDLGSGVTGQTVYVDAGSSIMAMKIEQPS
- the pgeF gene encoding peptidoglycan editing factor PgeF, producing the protein MLLHAPHLSAPHAFTTRRGGVSVGPYAGLNLDDREDDPAAVAGNRAQLTGALGFTPAQVARLTQVHGTDVVTVTGGGHWTGDALVTGQAGVLLAIGTADCYPLLLEDPQAGVLGAAHAGWKGTLGRIGARTVEAMTALGARPERIRAAVGPGICAAAYPVGQGVADAFAGAGLGAFVQPGADGPHLDLAGANRAALLDAGVPGAQVWVSGRCSTEGDFYSFRRDAGVTGRMWAVIGRAGSAA
- a CDS encoding YqeG family HAD IIIA-type phosphatase; protein product: MSRPAPSRSLLRPADVIDHVTHITPEFLADRGLHGLLLDLDNTLVPYGSYDPAGVAQTLAWVRDLKLAGVGLYLLSNATGQRAAFWLDKLDFQGVGLAGKPNPRAFRKALRALKLPPAQVGMVGDQLFTDVLGGNLSGMHTILVRPLVTNALPHTRVARRLERAVLKRYGHDWHH
- a CDS encoding type II/IV secretion system protein is translated as MALSIGDRRLGAILLEQGYVNDTDLQKALVRHAEVGGRLAEILIDSGMVGEKRIARAIEEALGIPLVNLLVVTPEAAALQAVRAQTAMQYQAFPFALDGQTLRVAIVDPLSSMAIEALEDDSGLSIEVYQALRDQIMWAIASFYPELHLTVEAPAEAEGGPAGGMLGQRLISRGLISDAQLQVALDAQQQTGEPLGSTLIAQRIISEDQLYEVLAEQVGAVFLRNPRDFQPSEDVLGSMLRADALRLTAVPVDETDHGVTVVASDPRKREDIEALVGRPVQLVLAKPRDIETLIERFYPQRGRLGEQMVQQGTLSREQLREALQVQAREGRVKPLGEVIVDLGFAAADEIDNALQKQNAGGGRLEDTLVQSGKLSPEMLARSLAAQLGYEFLDPVQNPPDNKVALMIPETTARRYGVVPVRLQGESLVVAMKDPRNVFALDDLKLITGRDIVPAVMAEKDITRLIERYFGSQDMANLNQQLAKESKDRETAGKRQDAEDLTAGLDDNAVVRVVDNIIREAALQEASDIHIEPTETALKVRYRVDGILREQNELPKGSSQSILARIKIMGHLDISERRVPQDGRVRFKKGSIDLDLRLSTLPTVYGEKAVMRLLQKASNIPEVEQLGFSEHNYQRYLDTIHKPNGIFLVTGPTGSGKSFTSFSTLKRIAVPEKNTTTIEDPVEYEIPGIIQSQVNNAAGMTFARALRAFLRQDPDIIFVGEIRDTETAKIAVEAALTGHLVLATLHTNDAPGAIVRLEEMGVEHFNIGAAVVGVVAQRLVRKVCPDCKAPTNADPDVLRRLGITERDLRGAQLMRGAGCNRCGGTGYKGRMGIHELMVIDEPLRVAIGSGKNATEITEVAMTQSGMKTLRQDGIEKALKGVTTLEEVLAVTSK